A region from the Oceanidesulfovibrio marinus genome encodes:
- a CDS encoding EamA family transporter encodes MQGLPFLLVILSAAAHGYWNFLFKRAYDKDAFLGLSKLAEPVIYAIPFAFAVARWGLPLDALWFAAVGTLLAVANYVCLANSYKRLDLTIAYPVSRASTIFLPFLAFLFFGERIDGVGWASVICVTAGVLVIQLRNFRPSRPTLRMDGAGWGFALAVLAAFTVALYTLWGKEAVRHIHPFIYMYCYTLASNAYFIPSLRRLERGAVRREWSLNKWRILAVATLNTLSFVLMLFALNLGKVTYVGALRQISLVVGVGLGWFMLREQVTLPRAVGVALIIVGACLTYVAR; translated from the coding sequence ATGCAAGGACTTCCTTTCCTACTCGTCATTCTTTCGGCCGCGGCGCACGGCTACTGGAACTTCCTGTTCAAACGCGCCTACGACAAAGACGCCTTTCTGGGCCTGAGCAAGCTGGCCGAGCCGGTCATCTACGCCATCCCCTTCGCCTTTGCCGTGGCGCGGTGGGGGCTGCCCCTTGATGCGCTGTGGTTCGCCGCCGTGGGCACGCTGCTGGCCGTGGCCAACTATGTCTGCCTGGCCAACAGCTACAAGCGGCTCGACCTGACCATAGCCTACCCGGTCTCCCGAGCCAGCACGATCTTCCTGCCGTTTCTCGCCTTTCTTTTCTTTGGGGAACGCATCGACGGCGTGGGCTGGGCCTCGGTCATCTGCGTCACGGCCGGGGTGCTGGTCATCCAGCTGCGGAACTTTCGGCCGTCGCGGCCAACGCTGCGCATGGACGGGGCCGGCTGGGGATTCGCCCTGGCCGTGCTGGCCGCCTTTACCGTGGCGCTGTACACGCTGTGGGGCAAGGAGGCCGTCCGCCACATCCACCCCTTCATCTACATGTACTGCTACACCCTGGCGTCCAATGCGTACTTCATCCCGTCCCTGCGACGGCTGGAGCGCGGTGCCGTGCGCCGGGAGTGGAGCCTGAACAAGTGGCGCATCCTGGCCGTGGCCACGCTGAACACTCTGTCCTTCGTGCTCATGCTCTTTGCCCTGAACCTGGGCAAGGTGACGTACGTGGGTGCGCTGCGGCAGATCAGCCTGGTGGTGGGCGTGGGTCTGGGCTGGTTCATGCTGCGGGAGCAAGTCACCCTGCCCCGCGCCGTGGGCGTGGCCCTGATCATCGTGGGCGCGTGCCTGACCTATGTGGCGCGGTAG
- the rarD gene encoding EamA family transporter RarD produces MSMQQPTSHTPPAASPSGIIAALGSFLLWGVLPLYWKQLDTIPSFEILCHRIVWSAVFTALVLVLAGRFHEVREALASRRTIALLLISSVLVSANWGLYIWSVNHAHVVEASMGYYINPLVNVLLGMVFFKDKLRRLQWVAVGFAITGVLVMVVDFGRLPWIALGLAFSFGFYGLVRKVVAVLPVPGLFLETLLLSLPAGGYILWQEMHGVGGLVTGGGLQITLLVCAGVVTSIPLLLFTFGARRLPLPTLGIAQYLSPTCMFLLGVFVFHEPFGATKLVTFACIWTGVAVYVTDGLIEHRKITQVRSAE; encoded by the coding sequence ATGTCCATGCAACAGCCCACATCGCACACGCCGCCTGCAGCCTCGCCGTCCGGCATTATCGCGGCGCTGGGCTCCTTTCTGCTCTGGGGCGTGCTGCCCCTCTACTGGAAGCAGCTGGATACCATCCCCTCCTTCGAGATCCTCTGCCACCGCATTGTCTGGTCCGCCGTGTTCACGGCCCTGGTGCTTGTCCTGGCCGGCCGCTTCCACGAGGTCCGCGAGGCCCTGGCCTCCAGGCGCACCATAGCGCTGCTCCTGATCAGCAGCGTGCTCGTCTCGGCCAACTGGGGGCTGTACATCTGGTCCGTGAACCACGCCCACGTGGTGGAAGCGTCCATGGGCTACTACATCAACCCACTGGTCAACGTGCTGCTGGGGATGGTGTTCTTCAAGGACAAGCTGCGGCGGCTGCAATGGGTGGCTGTGGGCTTTGCCATAACCGGCGTGCTGGTGATGGTTGTTGATTTCGGCAGGCTGCCGTGGATCGCCCTGGGCCTGGCCTTCTCCTTCGGCTTCTACGGCCTGGTGCGCAAGGTGGTGGCCGTGCTGCCCGTGCCCGGCCTCTTTCTGGAGACCCTGCTCCTTTCCCTTCCGGCCGGCGGCTACATCCTCTGGCAGGAGATGCACGGCGTGGGCGGCCTGGTCACCGGCGGCGGGTTGCAGATCACGCTGCTCGTCTGCGCCGGAGTCGTCACCTCCATCCCGCTCCTGCTGTTCACCTTCGGAGCGCGGCGGCTGCCTCTGCCCACCCTGGGCATCGCGCAGTACCTCTCGCCCACGTGCATGTTCCTGCTGGGCGTCTTTGTCTTCCACGAGCCATTTGGCGCAACCAAGCTCGTAACCTTCGCCTGCATCTGGACGGGTGTGGCCGTGTACGTGACAGACGGCCTGATCGAGCATCGGAAGATCACGCAGGTGCGGAGCGCCGAATAA
- a CDS encoding cysteine hydrolase family protein, which produces MPLMFRRTHSLLCRRSLLAAFFLGLALLASPAAVHAQTADQDADQTADQANQTVVQTEAQPSSQPDTRAGSIDEDWDMVERPPAPTIEDVTVKPDTALLILDIEERTCNAERRPRCLDTVPRIAKLMDKARETGITVVYSVTTKGSIRTILDPVKPHPGEIVVGSSVDKFWNTNLESYLNRRRIKNVIITGTAAHGAVLHTATAAGFRGMHIILPVDCISAEDLYAEQATVELLLTGPATRGKITITRSDRMTFPAE; this is translated from the coding sequence ATGCCGCTCATGTTCCGCCGGACACACTCGCTGCTGTGCCGCCGTTCGCTCCTCGCCGCTTTCTTCCTCGGACTCGCCCTCCTTGCATCTCCCGCGGCCGTGCACGCCCAGACTGCGGACCAGGATGCCGACCAGACAGCCGACCAGGCCAACCAGACCGTGGTCCAGACTGAAGCCCAGCCCAGCTCGCAACCCGATACACGGGCCGGCTCCATCGACGAGGACTGGGACATGGTCGAGAGGCCGCCCGCGCCGACAATCGAGGACGTCACCGTCAAACCCGACACCGCCCTGCTCATCCTGGACATCGAGGAGCGCACCTGCAACGCCGAGCGCCGGCCCCGCTGCCTGGACACCGTGCCGCGCATCGCGAAGCTTATGGACAAGGCGCGCGAGACCGGCATCACCGTGGTCTACAGCGTCACCACCAAGGGCTCCATCCGCACCATCCTCGACCCGGTGAAGCCGCATCCCGGTGAGATCGTCGTGGGCTCCAGTGTGGACAAATTCTGGAACACCAACCTGGAATCATACCTGAACAGGCGCCGCATCAAAAACGTCATCATTACCGGCACCGCAGCGCATGGCGCCGTGCTCCACACGGCCACCGCCGCCGGCTTCCGCGGCATGCACATCATCCTGCCGGTGGACTGCATCTCGGCCGAGGACCTTTATGCCGAGCAGGCCACGGTGGAGCTGCTGCTCACCGGCCCGGCCACGCGCGGCAAGATCACCATCACGCGCAGCGACCGCATGACCTTCCCGGCGGAATAG
- a CDS encoding TraR/DksA family transcriptional regulator: MTLTTQQRNELRERMQREIDGLEESIARLEQGLNPVAPDAAIGRLSRLDTMLNQGINQSSLSQSRTRLVRLQHALKRIDDPDFGTCAECGEAIPIARLLALPECDCCVECAE; encoded by the coding sequence ATGACCCTCACTACCCAACAGAGAAACGAGCTGCGCGAGCGCATGCAACGCGAGATAGACGGCCTGGAGGAATCCATTGCACGGCTGGAGCAGGGCCTGAACCCCGTGGCTCCCGACGCGGCCATCGGCCGGCTCTCCCGACTGGACACCATGCTCAACCAGGGCATCAACCAGTCCTCGCTCTCCCAGTCGCGCACGCGCCTCGTCCGTCTGCAGCACGCGCTCAAGCGCATCGACGACCCGGATTTCGGCACCTGCGCCGAGTGCGGCGAGGCCATCCCCATAGCCCGGCTCCTGGCCCTGCCGGAGTGCGACTGCTGCGTGGAGTGCGCCGAGTAG
- the greA gene encoding transcription elongation factor GreA has product MSSIPISQEGLKRLKDELERLKSERPGVIQAIKEAREEGDLKENAGYDAARERQGMLEARINYIESRLPQFNVIDLKTLGGETVIFGATVEIEDVESGESKTYTLLGPDESEPNKGSISVLSPVGRALLGKEVGDEVVVEVPRGRVEYEILSVKFNGSACL; this is encoded by the coding sequence ATGAGCAGTATTCCCATTTCCCAGGAAGGATTGAAGCGACTCAAGGATGAGCTCGAACGGCTCAAGAGCGAGCGGCCGGGCGTTATCCAGGCCATCAAGGAAGCCCGCGAAGAGGGCGACCTGAAAGAGAATGCCGGATATGACGCGGCGCGTGAGCGCCAGGGCATGCTCGAAGCGCGGATCAACTACATCGAGTCCCGCTTACCGCAGTTCAACGTCATCGATTTGAAGACCCTTGGCGGCGAGACCGTTATCTTCGGCGCCACTGTGGAGATCGAAGACGTGGAGAGCGGCGAGTCCAAGACCTACACCCTGCTCGGTCCGGACGAGTCCGAGCCCAACAAGGGCTCCATCTCCGTCCTGTCGCCTGTGGGCCGTGCCCTGCTGGGCAAGGAGGTAGGTGACGAGGTGGTGGTGGAGGTGCCCCGCGGCCGCGTGGAGTACGAGATCCTCTCCGTCAAGTTCAACGGGTCCGCCTGCCTCTAG
- a CDS encoding tetratricopeptide repeat protein: MAHRHHRPAHRHAYRGLLAVLMLCSFLIITAKPATAGLDIVKTANSAIRAHQAGDRHEALALYTLVIDSNELNHGEHLLTYVYNNRGALWRDFGQYDKAIDDFTHAIDNRPDPVSYMSRGNTWVDLGDDRRAIEDYTASIRMRPDYARAYNNRAFAWLNLGQVDNAKADFARARQLDPSIENLTMD, from the coding sequence ATGGCTCATCGACACCACCGCCCGGCACATCGCCACGCATACCGCGGTCTGCTCGCAGTCCTCATGCTGTGCTCGTTCCTGATTATCACGGCAAAGCCGGCAACGGCCGGACTGGACATCGTCAAAACAGCCAACAGCGCTATCCGCGCGCACCAGGCAGGCGACCGCCACGAGGCCCTCGCCCTCTACACCCTGGTCATCGACTCCAACGAGCTCAACCACGGCGAGCACCTGCTCACCTACGTCTACAATAACCGCGGCGCCCTGTGGCGCGACTTCGGCCAGTACGACAAGGCCATCGACGACTTCACCCACGCCATCGACAACCGGCCCGATCCGGTGAGCTACATGTCGCGAGGCAACACCTGGGTGGACCTCGGCGACGACCGCCGGGCCATCGAGGACTACACCGCCTCAATCCGCATGCGGCCAGACTACGCCCGCGCCTACAACAACCGCGCCTTTGCCTGGCTCAACCTGGGTCAGGTCGACAATGCCAAGGCGGACTTCGCCCGGGCCAGGCAACTCGATCCGTCCATAGAAAACCTGACCATGGACTAA
- a CDS encoding tetratricopeptide repeat protein — MALANDEHKTKLSRRELFTKFRPGGLSDWADRVRSRLDESLPDEDERPKSRGRKSAGASPENRAESLPGRALEAISLGQPDEAIAAMRPYVKEHPKNREARLLLGRILYRDGAIVQSRVEFERVVRDSIGDSLYRWPASCASLCLACALARCGKLDKAAARLRISLDEDRPEAAPTLEGLATALERFAKQEDTDDASLDAAVDGLVATLENYIEAAYSTTMEMAADLATGDAPQKVDTTETAAG; from the coding sequence ATGGCTTTGGCCAACGACGAACACAAGACCAAACTGTCGAGACGCGAGCTGTTCACGAAGTTCCGGCCTGGCGGTCTGAGCGACTGGGCCGATCGCGTGCGCTCCCGGCTGGACGAGAGCCTGCCGGACGAGGACGAGCGCCCCAAAAGCCGTGGCAGGAAAAGCGCCGGGGCATCGCCGGAGAATCGTGCGGAGTCTCTACCCGGCCGAGCCCTGGAGGCCATCAGCCTGGGGCAGCCGGACGAGGCCATCGCGGCCATGCGGCCGTACGTGAAGGAGCATCCCAAGAACAGGGAGGCGCGGCTGCTGCTGGGCCGCATCCTGTACCGGGACGGCGCCATCGTGCAGAGCCGCGTGGAGTTCGAGCGCGTCGTGCGCGATTCGATCGGGGACAGCCTCTACCGCTGGCCCGCCTCCTGCGCCTCGCTGTGCCTGGCCTGCGCCCTGGCGCGTTGCGGCAAGCTGGACAAGGCGGCCGCCAGGCTGCGCATATCCCTGGACGAAGACAGGCCCGAGGCAGCGCCCACCCTGGAGGGGCTGGCCACGGCCCTGGAGAGGTTCGCCAAACAGGAAGACACGGATGACGCCTCCCTGGACGCGGCCGTGGACGGCCTGGTGGCGACCCTGGAAAACTATATCGAGGCGGCCTACTCCACCACCATGGAGATGGCGGCGGATCTCGCCACAGGCGACGCTCCGCAGAAGGTCGACACCACGGAGACGGCCGCAGGCTGA
- a CDS encoding flagellin, with product MSLVINHNLMATNAARNLRTSYGDLGTSVRRLSSGLRVGTAADDAAGLAIRELMRSDISALNQGVRNANDAISLIQTADGALGVIDEKLIRMKELAEQASTGTYSSDQRLIIDSEYQAMASEITRIANATDFNGVYLLNGNLSSSSHDGSGLQSTGKMKVHFGTANDSAEDYYYIQINSATASSLGVGNQSASGDGFSISTQEGAQKALVALEDAIVSKDKIRANLGALQNRLQNTITNLEIQSENLQAAESRISDVDVSSEMTNFVRNQILTQSAVAMLSQANSLPRMAMQLLG from the coding sequence ATGTCTCTGGTTATCAATCACAACTTGATGGCAACCAACGCAGCGCGCAACCTGCGCACTTCGTATGGTGACCTTGGCACCTCTGTCCGTCGACTCTCCTCCGGCCTTCGGGTCGGCACGGCGGCTGATGATGCTGCGGGTCTCGCCATTCGCGAGCTCATGCGGTCGGATATATCTGCCCTGAACCAGGGTGTGCGCAACGCCAACGATGCCATCAGCCTGATTCAGACGGCCGACGGCGCCCTGGGCGTTATCGACGAAAAGCTGATCCGCATGAAGGAACTGGCCGAGCAGGCCTCCACCGGTACCTACAGCTCCGACCAGCGTCTGATCATCGACTCCGAGTATCAGGCCATGGCTTCGGAAATCACCCGTATCGCCAACGCCACGGACTTCAACGGCGTCTACCTGCTCAACGGCAACCTGTCTTCGAGCAGCCACGACGGCTCCGGTCTGCAGTCCACCGGCAAGATGAAGGTCCACTTCGGCACGGCCAACGACTCCGCCGAGGACTACTACTACATCCAGATCAACAGCGCGACCGCGTCGAGCCTGGGTGTGGGCAACCAGTCCGCAAGCGGCGACGGCTTCTCCATTTCCACGCAGGAAGGTGCGCAGAAGGCTCTCGTGGCCCTGGAAGACGCCATTGTCTCCAAGGACAAAATCCGCGCGAACCTGGGCGCTCTGCAGAACCGCCTGCAGAACACCATCACCAACCTGGAGATCCAGTCCGAGAACCTGCAGGCCGCCGAGTCCCGCATCTCCGACGTGGACGTCTCCTCGGAGATGACGAACTTCGTGCGCAACCAGATCCTCACCCAGTCCGCGGTGGCCATGCTCTCGCAGGCCAACTCCCTGCCGCGGATGGCGATGCAGCTGCTCGGCTAG
- a CDS encoding cation:proton antiporter has product MDTTIALSPTTLVAVLMSLAAGFAYVNIRVTRLPMTIGLMLISLLFAGGLLLAEALGVPAGATAESIVSSIDFSDLLLEGALGLLLFAGSIHVNFNDLAEQWAEIGLFATLGVVLSTMLVGVATWAVSDILHLGLAPLECFLFGALISPTDPIAVLGILKRAGAPQNLETKITGESLFNDGIGVVVFLVLYKMAYSGELIGLSEVSFIFVEEVLGGLGLGLVGGFICYRLLKSVNHPQVEIMVTLALVMGLYASAQALHFSGPLASVVAGLLIGNRGRAFAMSEATRQHLDTFWELVDDILNALLFTLIGLEALVVSLEMNHIIAGLAAVVVALAARTISISVPVALLVHWRNFGKGTIRVMAWGGLRGGISVALALSLPATPGREVLLTMTYVVVAFSILVQGLTIKPLVEKLAVTRQPVPDAH; this is encoded by the coding sequence ATGGACACGACCATCGCACTCTCCCCCACCACCCTCGTCGCCGTGCTCATGAGCCTCGCCGCCGGCTTCGCCTACGTCAATATCCGCGTCACCCGGCTGCCCATGACCATCGGGCTCATGCTCATCTCGCTGCTCTTTGCCGGCGGGCTGCTGCTTGCGGAGGCGCTGGGCGTTCCGGCCGGGGCCACGGCCGAGTCCATCGTCAGCTCCATCGACTTCAGCGACCTGCTCCTGGAAGGCGCCCTGGGCCTGCTGCTCTTTGCCGGCTCGATCCACGTCAACTTCAACGACCTGGCCGAGCAATGGGCCGAGATCGGCCTTTTCGCCACCCTGGGCGTAGTCCTTTCCACCATGCTCGTAGGCGTGGCCACCTGGGCTGTCAGCGATATCCTCCATCTGGGCCTCGCACCGCTGGAGTGCTTCCTCTTCGGCGCGCTCATCTCGCCCACAGACCCCATCGCCGTACTCGGCATACTCAAACGCGCCGGCGCGCCCCAGAACCTGGAAACCAAGATCACCGGCGAGTCCCTGTTCAACGATGGCATCGGCGTGGTCGTCTTCCTGGTGCTCTACAAAATGGCCTACAGCGGCGAGCTCATCGGCCTCTCCGAGGTGAGCTTCATCTTTGTGGAAGAGGTTCTGGGCGGGCTGGGCCTCGGGCTGGTGGGCGGCTTCATCTGCTACCGGCTGCTTAAAAGCGTGAACCACCCGCAAGTGGAGATCATGGTTACGCTGGCCCTGGTTATGGGGCTCTACGCCTCGGCCCAGGCGCTGCATTTCTCCGGCCCCCTGGCCTCGGTGGTGGCCGGTCTGCTCATCGGCAACCGCGGTCGCGCCTTTGCCATGAGCGAGGCCACCCGCCAGCATCTGGACACCTTCTGGGAGCTGGTGGACGACATCCTCAACGCCCTGCTCTTCACGCTCATCGGGCTGGAGGCCCTGGTAGTCAGTCTGGAGATGAACCACATCATCGCCGGCCTCGCCGCCGTGGTGGTGGCCCTGGCGGCGCGTACCATCTCCATCTCGGTGCCTGTGGCACTGCTCGTACATTGGCGCAACTTCGGCAAGGGCACCATCCGGGTCATGGCCTGGGGCGGATTGCGCGGCGGCATCTCCGTGGCCCTGGCGCTGTCTCTGCCGGCCACGCCCGGGCGCGAAGTGCTGCTGACCATGACCTACGTGGTGGTGGCCTTCTCCATCCTGGTGCAGGGGCTGACCATCAAGCCGCTGGTGGAGAAGCTCGCGGTCACGCGCCAGCCCGTTCCGGACGCCCACTAA
- a CDS encoding C40 family peptidase, protein MRRRSTTSRPMPLRLFVLAAALLLVSACAARQPDVTARACRPSGPAVASNCTESQDKKLAASVVETRILDVAKPYIGTRYRYGGTTPKGFDCSGFTRFMFGQFGVELPHGSRSQVVLGKPVKREELRPGDLVFFDIRRRGRVSHVGIYLGDSRMIHASTHLGVVVDSLNDPYYARHYYTARRFPQLTEEVLALLEQQAANEQN, encoded by the coding sequence ATGAGACGACGTTCGACCACGTCCCGACCCATGCCGCTGCGCCTGTTCGTATTGGCCGCCGCTCTTCTTCTGGTCTCCGCCTGCGCCGCCAGGCAACCGGATGTCACTGCTCGCGCCTGCCGCCCCAGTGGCCCGGCTGTTGCCTCCAACTGTACTGAATCCCAAGACAAAAAGCTGGCCGCCTCGGTCGTGGAAACGCGTATCCTTGATGTGGCCAAGCCCTACATCGGCACGCGCTACCGCTACGGCGGCACCACGCCCAAGGGCTTCGACTGCTCCGGCTTCACCCGCTTCATGTTCGGCCAGTTCGGCGTGGAGCTGCCCCACGGCAGCCGCAGCCAGGTGGTGCTGGGCAAACCCGTGAAGCGCGAGGAGCTGCGTCCCGGCGATCTCGTGTTTTTCGACATCCGCCGCCGGGGCCGGGTCAGCCATGTGGGCATCTACCTGGGCGACTCCCGGATGATCCACGCCTCCACCCACCTGGGCGTTGTGGTCGATTCCCTGAACGATCCGTACTACGCGCGCCACTACTACACGGCGCGCCGCTTTCCGCAGCTTACCGAAGAGGTGCTGGCTCTGCTGGAGCAGCAGGCTGCGAACGAGCAGAACTAG
- a CDS encoding copper resistance system multicopper oxidase: protein MSGCKDLSRRSFIKKTGIFLAGMQCVWPLPAWALSTSPGIEQRSPKSSYDLTIGYSPITIDGREGVSTGVNGSVPGPLVYLREGDDVTLRVTNELMDTKHASIHWHGILVPANMDGVPGVSYRGIPPGETYVYRYRVKQAGTYWYHSHSRFQEQTGTYGPLVILPKDGEPFTYDRDYPVVLSDWSFEDPEAIFRHINILGDYYNYQRRTVADFFKDVREMGLLDTIAERNAWGNMRMSPVDLADVTGHTYTFLMNGHSAGMNWTALFNPGETIRLRFINSSTMTNFDVRIPGLDMEVVMADGKAVKPVSVHEFRIGVAETYDVLVRPSKDQAFNIFAESLDRSGYTRGTLAPRAGMHVPPPALRPRPVRQLEKIGMGGMDDNIFGVMMGDMKHGDMQMDGQGKQPKQPDPRIPGPNGPEPFKPDDIGVNVIMVVNNPRYRLDEPGIGLGEDGWRVLVYDDLVSAEPQPYSTTVDREMTINITANMERYMFSFDGRKFTEQPGPYFFRHNERLRLFLVNHTMMEHPIHLHGMWMQMENGADKLPFKHTILTKPGGVVSALITPIERGDWAFHCHLLYHMEAGMFQVVRVA, encoded by the coding sequence ATGAGTGGTTGCAAAGACCTTTCTCGAAGAAGCTTCATCAAGAAAACCGGCATCTTTTTGGCCGGAATGCAGTGCGTTTGGCCGTTGCCGGCTTGGGCGCTGTCCACCTCGCCCGGCATCGAGCAGCGCAGCCCCAAGTCCAGTTACGACCTGACCATCGGCTACTCGCCCATCACGATCGACGGCCGCGAGGGCGTCTCCACCGGGGTGAACGGCTCCGTGCCCGGGCCGCTCGTGTATCTGCGCGAGGGCGATGACGTGACATTGCGCGTGACCAACGAGCTCATGGACACGAAGCACGCCTCCATCCACTGGCACGGCATACTGGTGCCGGCCAACATGGACGGCGTGCCCGGCGTGAGCTACCGCGGCATCCCGCCGGGCGAGACCTATGTGTACCGCTACCGGGTCAAGCAGGCCGGGACGTACTGGTATCACAGCCACTCGCGCTTCCAGGAGCAGACAGGCACGTACGGGCCGCTGGTCATCCTGCCCAAGGACGGCGAGCCCTTCACCTACGATCGGGACTACCCCGTGGTGCTCTCCGACTGGTCGTTCGAGGACCCGGAAGCCATCTTCCGGCACATCAACATTCTGGGTGACTACTACAACTACCAGCGCCGGACGGTGGCGGATTTTTTCAAGGACGTCCGGGAGATGGGCCTGCTGGACACGATCGCCGAGCGCAACGCCTGGGGCAACATGCGCATGAGTCCCGTGGATCTGGCCGATGTGACAGGCCACACCTATACCTTCCTGATGAACGGCCACTCGGCGGGCATGAACTGGACCGCACTGTTCAACCCGGGCGAAACCATACGGCTGCGCTTCATCAACTCCTCCACCATGACCAATTTCGACGTGCGGATTCCGGGCCTGGACATGGAGGTCGTCATGGCCGACGGCAAGGCCGTGAAGCCGGTCTCCGTGCACGAATTCCGCATCGGCGTGGCCGAGACGTACGACGTGCTCGTCCGGCCCAGCAAAGACCAGGCATTCAACATCTTCGCCGAATCGCTGGACCGTAGCGGCTACACCCGCGGCACTCTGGCGCCCCGCGCCGGCATGCACGTGCCTCCTCCCGCATTGCGGCCGCGGCCCGTGCGCCAGCTGGAAAAGATCGGCATGGGCGGCATGGACGACAACATTTTTGGCGTGATGATGGGCGATATGAAACACGGGGACATGCAGATGGACGGCCAGGGCAAGCAGCCCAAGCAGCCGGACCCGCGCATTCCCGGACCGAACGGCCCCGAGCCTTTCAAGCCGGACGACATCGGCGTCAACGTCATCATGGTGGTCAACAATCCGCGCTACCGCCTGGACGAGCCGGGCATCGGCCTGGGGGAGGACGGCTGGCGCGTCCTCGTCTACGACGATCTGGTCTCGGCCGAACCGCAGCCATACTCCACCACGGTGGACCGCGAGATGACCATCAACATCACCGCGAACATGGAACGCTATATGTTCTCGTTCGACGGCCGGAAGTTCACCGAACAACCCGGGCCGTACTTCTTCCGGCACAACGAGCGACTGCGGCTGTTCCTGGTCAATCACACTATGATGGAGCACCCCATCCATCTGCACGGCATGTGGATGCAAATGGAGAACGGCGCGGACAAGCTGCCGTTCAAGCACACCATTCTCACAAAGCCCGGCGGGGTGGTGTCCGCACTGATAACACCGATCGAGCGCGGAGACTGGGCCTTCCACTGCCATCTGCTTTACCACATGGAGGCGGGCATGTTTCAGGTGGTTCGGGTGGCATGA
- a CDS encoding copper resistance protein B → MHKLWHSVVLLVVCSVAIVAAAHAGETPDKTDEQTPLPQAYALPEDYKPIETHPKPGEGIQKYAEDAQSGAQANFGVQPIHDNEIFATLLVDRLEFQSREWTGAFVWDATGWVGTDYNKLYLESEGTILPNQLHVDEAMLELYYGRAVTKFWDIRAGVRWDVEPKPERVYAALGILGLAPYWFEVEANAYLSDQGNVTARLEVEYDIQITQRWILQPRFETNVAFQDVRKYNIGAGFNDFELGVRLRFEEARQYAPYIGLSWNRKLGETAKLANFDGEDISQLSVVLGLRLWFF, encoded by the coding sequence ATGCACAAACTGTGGCACAGCGTGGTGCTGCTTGTCGTGTGTTCGGTCGCCATAGTCGCGGCCGCCCATGCCGGCGAGACGCCGGACAAGACAGATGAGCAGACGCCCCTTCCCCAGGCGTATGCGCTGCCGGAAGACTACAAGCCGATAGAAACGCACCCCAAACCGGGAGAGGGTATCCAGAAATACGCCGAGGACGCGCAAAGCGGCGCGCAGGCGAATTTTGGCGTGCAGCCCATCCATGACAACGAGATTTTCGCCACGCTTCTGGTGGACCGGCTGGAGTTCCAGTCCCGCGAGTGGACCGGCGCCTTTGTCTGGGACGCCACGGGCTGGGTGGGCACGGATTACAACAAACTCTACCTGGAAAGCGAGGGCACAATATTGCCCAACCAGCTCCATGTGGATGAAGCCATGTTGGAGCTGTACTACGGCCGCGCCGTGACCAAGTTCTGGGATATTCGTGCGGGCGTGCGCTGGGACGTGGAGCCCAAGCCGGAGCGGGTGTATGCGGCGCTCGGCATTCTGGGACTGGCGCCGTACTGGTTCGAGGTGGAAGCCAATGCGTACCTGAGCGACCAGGGCAACGTAACCGCTAGGCTGGAAGTGGAATACGACATCCAGATTACCCAGCGGTGGATATTGCAGCCCCGTTTCGAGACCAACGTGGCGTTCCAGGATGTGCGGAAATACAACATCGGCGCCGGCTTCAACGACTTCGAACTCGGCGTGCGGCTGCGGTTCGAGGAAGCGCGGCAGTACGCGCCCTACATCGGCCTGTCCTGGAACAGAAAGCTCGGGGAGACCGCGAAGCTGGCGAACTTCGACGGCGAGGACATCAGCCAGCTTTCCGTCGTGCTCGGCCTGCGGTTGTGGTTCTTCTAG